A region of the Thermodesulfobacteriota bacterium genome:
GCTGCCGGATCTTCAATACCTTCCTGGTTGATATCTAAAAAATCGACCTTTTTCAGAGTGACATAACGGTGAATCTTGTTTTGCAGTTCCCGAACGTTTCCCGGCCAATCATATTTTTGCATCGCTGTCATAATTCTTTCCGGAATAGGGGGAATATTCTTGTTTTCTGCATATGTTTGCAGGAAATGGTGGATGAGCAACGGAATGTCTTTTTTGCGTTCTCTTAGCTGCGGAAGATAGATCGGGATAATATGAATCCGGTAATAAAAATCATCACGGAAGTCACCTTTCCGCACTCCTTCCTTTAAATCACTGTTGGTCGCCGCAATAATCCGGAAATCCGGCTTCTTGATTTCCTGGCTTCCTATCGGCATATATCCGCCGCCATCAATCGCCCGCAGCAGTTTCACCTGCATGTTTAAATTCAACTCACCCACTTCGTCCATAAAAAGGGTGCCGCCGTTGGCGCTATCCAAATAACCTGGTTTATCGGTATTGGCGCCGGTAAAAGCACCCTTTCTATAACCGAAAAATTCGCTTTCAATGAGATTATCCGGAATAGCTCCGCAATTGACGGTTACAAAATTCTTTCCGCCACGACCGCTTAAATCATGAATCGTTTGGGCCACCAGCTCCTTGCCCGTTCCGGATTCACCGTAAATGATTACATTGGCACTGGAAGACGCTGCCTTGAGAATAGTTTCATAGATATTCTGCATGGCTTTACTTTTACCGATAATATTGCAAAAGTGATTGCTCCCTTTAAAAGTCGATCGGAGTCTTATGTTTTCCTCTCGTAAATGGGCCTCACTTATCCGCAGCGCTTCTTCGTTGAGTTTTCGTTCGGTGATATCCACATGCGTTCCCACCATTCGAACCGGAATGTTCTTTTCGTCACGCTCAACCACTTTGCCCCTTGCCAGTATCCATCTCCAGGTGTCCTGTTTGGTTTTTAAACGGTATTCGACTTCAAAGGCGTCGATTTTCTTTTCCACATACCTGTTGAGCGTGCTGTCTGTATGATTCACATCTTCAGGGTGAATTAAATTCTTCCAGGTATCAAAACTTTGAGGCAGCTCGTTGGGCTGATAGCCCAACATGGTATAAAAACAACGATTGAAATAAGCTTTGTTGGTGATCAGGTCCCAATCCCACAGTGCATCACTGGTGGCTTCCATGGCCAGATCGAGGCGTTTTTTACTTTGTCTCAGCGATTCTTCAATACGCTTGCGCTCATCAATTTCTTTTCTCAATCTCTGGTTTACCTCGGAAAGTTCAGAGGTTCGCTGCTTGACACGCTGTTCAAGCTCCTGATGGGCTTTTTCCAGGTCTTTCTTGGCCTGCCTGGCCTGGGTGACATCCCGGTGGATCACTATACTGGTTGTATGCTTCCCCTTCCGGTTCTGCAAGATTGCTGTCCTGAGCTGGATTTCCAGGGTTTTTCCCTCTTTGGTTAGGCGCCGGGTTTCAAAAAGAACTTTCTTGCCCTCAAGCGTGCGCTTCCAGGCTTCCAGGGTTGCTTCCATCTCTTCCGGAGGAACAAAGTCGATCCGGTGACCCAACAACTCGTCCCGTTCCCATCCAAACACCCGAACGAATGCGTCGTTCACATAGGTCGCATTTCCTGCGGAATCGTAGACCACCACAGGGTCCGGAATGGCCCCCAGTAGAGCCCGGTAATGTTTTTCGTTTTCTTTCAGGGCAGCTTCAGCCTGTCGACGCAGGGCGGTTTCCCGCTCCAGCTCCCTGACCCGAATTTCGAGTTCTTTACAGGTGGGTGCCTTTTTCATGGTCTTGCCTTAAATTTTTGTCGGTTTTTGCGGTCCCTGTTTGTTGATGCGAATCAACTGGTTTTGGTCGGGCAGAGCGGTGACCATATGATACTATTATCAACCCAGGGCATTAATAATCTGTTTATTTTAATTTAAAAAAAGCAATAACTGTGCCAAAAATGTCCCATTAAAATGGCAGGAGCAAAATCAACCCTATTTACTGAAAAATCGGTTACTCTAAATCAATCAGGTCAAGGAACCCCTCCTTATCGCCAGTGTCGGTAAGGAGGGTGAGCAAATTTCCCCTTCATATCTTTTGCGAATCAAATCTTAGCCATCGGTCTGGAAAAATAGAACAGGACCTAAGCTTTTAGTTCAGCTCATTTTTTATAAAAAAGGCTCACCGAGAATTGCGGTTAGCCTTTTTACCCTAGATACATGGCATCTCCGTAGCTGTAAAACCGGTATTTGTTCTTTATTGCATCTTTATATGCACAAAGAACATTTTCTTTCCCTGCAAATGCGGATACAAGCATGAGAAGGGTAGATTTCGGCAAATGAAAATTGGTAATCATTGCATCGACCGCCTTGAAGGTATAGCCCGGATAAATAAAAAGGTTGCATGTGCCGTTGCCGGATTGGACTGTGCCTTTTTTACCTGCAGCGAACTCAAGGGTACGCACACAGGTGGTTCCAACCGCAATAATACGACGGCCTTCTTTTTTTGCGTGATTTATTAAAGCTGCCGTTGGTTCAGGTATAAAAAATCGCTCGGAGTGCATCCGGTGATTTCTAATGTCAGACGATCTTACCGGTAAAAAGGTCCCATAGCCGACATGGAGGGTAATTGCCGCAATCTCAACTCCTCTTGATTTTAGCTTTTCAAACAACGCTTTGGTAAAATGAAACCCGGCAGTCGGTGCTGCAATTGCCCCTTTTTCACAGGCATATACTGTCTGATAGGCTGTTTTGTCATTACATGGCGAAACTTTTTCTTTCCTTTTTATATAAGGAGGAAGCGGAATCTTCCCCATCTTGTATAACAGGCTTTCAAAGTTACCCCTGTAGTAGAACTTTAAAGAATGAACTCCGTTAAAAAAGCCGGTTACTTCTGCTTTCAAGTCATGGCCAAAAAAAATAAAGGCGCCTGTTTTGGTTGGTTTTGACGCATTTATCAGGCATTCACTGGTAAATTTACCGGAGCCTTCTTTTCCTCCGGCATAATCTAAAATCAGAACTTCCGCCTTGCCTCCCGTTTCCTTTTGGCCAAGCAGACGGCCTGGAATCACTTCGGTATTGTTTAAAATCAGGACGTCCCCTGGTAAGAGGAATTTATAGATCTCGGAAAACTGATGGTGGGACAGATCCCCTGTATTTCGCTTTAAAAAAAGGAGTTTTGATCTATCCCTTTGCTTTACCGGTTGTTGTGCAATAAATTCCTCGGGAAGATCGTAGTTGTAGTCACTTAAAGAAAACATAATCAACCAGGCCTACCTCTTTCCCATGTAAACCAGAAAAAGTCCGGCAATCATAAGCACAAAACCAAATTTTCGCATACTGCCGGCAGGCATGTCGAGGAACTTTTTAACCACCAGCTTCATTTTTTCCGGAAAGGCAAAATACGGAAGCCCTTCAACGATCATAACCATTCCAACCACGCAAAGAAAAAATTCCATAAAATCCTTCTTTCAGCAATCAACGAGTTAAGTTCTCGCTGAAAAATATAAACACCAACACGAAATGTCTCCGATAATATCAAAAACCACTCTTGAATATTTATACCCTTTTCAGGAAAAGGTTGTCAAAGTCTAATGTTGCCTTTACATATCTTAATTGTAATGGTAATTGGTTGAATAATTTAGCAATGGAAAGGAAAAACAATGGAATTTGTGCCTGTAATAGGCTTGGAAGTTCATGCCCAACTTAAAACAAAGACAAAGATTTTTTGCGGATGCTCAACATCTTTCGGAGCCCCACCCAATACACATACGTGCCCGGTATGTCTTGGGTTGCCCGGAGTCCTCCCTGTTTTAAACAAAAAGGTGGTTGAATATGCCCTTCGCATGGCCATTGCAACAGACTGTAAGATTGCAGGAAAAAGCAGGTTTGCCCGGAAAAACTATTTTTATCCTGACCTTCCAAAGGGCTACCAGATATCCCAGTATGAACTTCCCATTGCCGAGTTCGGACATGTTGAGGTTGAGATAAACGGTGAAAAAAAGCGAATTGGTATCACACGGATACACATGGAGGAAGATGCCGGTAAGCTGAACCATGATCCAGACAGGCCGGTGAGCATGGTGGATTTTAACCGGACAGGCGTTCCCCTTATCGAAATTGTCAGTGAACCCGATATAAGGTCTTCCCAAGAGGCGGGCGCTTATTTGAGGCAACTTAGATCCATTGTGAGATACCTGGATATATGTGACGGAAATCTTGAGGAGGGAAGCTTCAGGTGTGACGCAAATGTATCGGTGATGCCCGCAGGAAGCAAGATATTCGGAACACGCACAGAACTCAAAAATCTCAATTCTTTCAAAAATGTTGAAAAAGCAATTTTATACGAAATAGACAGGCAGAAAGAAATATTAATGGAGGATGGTGAGGTTGTCCAGGAGACAAGGCTCTGGGATGCAGTTAAAAACAGGACAACTTCCATGCGGAGCAAGGAAGAAGCCCACGATTACCGGTACTTCCCCGATCCGGACCTTTTGCCCCTGATGATCGATGCCGGGTGGGTGGATTCAATAAAAAAAAGCCTTCCTGAATTGCCGGATAAAAAAAAGAAACGATTTATCAAACAATACGACTTGCCTTCTTATGATGCCGGCTTTTTAACATCAGGCCGCGATCTTGCAGAGTTTTTTGAGAAATGCGTCAAAATATTTCCCGATTCCAAGCAGGTGAGCAACTGGGTGATGGGCGCCCTTTCAGCCCTTTTGAATGTACAGGGAAAAACAGTAAGCCAGTCCCCCATTTCTCCTGAGAACCTTGCCGGACTTCTCAGACTGATCGATAGGGGTGTCATCAGTGGCAAGATTGCCAAAACCGTGTTTGAAGAAATGGCTCAATCCGGTAAAACTCCAGAAGAAATCGTTGAAAAAAAGGGCCTGGTTCAAGTCACCGATGTTTCCGCCATTGAAAAGGTTGTCTCCGATGTGCTTGGGCGATCTCCTGCCGAGGTGAAAGCTTACAAAGGGGGAAAAACTAAACTTCTGGGCTACTTCGTGGGCCAGGTGATGAAAGAAACCCGGGGTAAGGCAAATCCAAAAATAGTCAATGATTTGCTGAGAAAACTACTCGAAGCCGGTTGACCAGGGATGAAGCCGCCATTTTGTGTTATCTCCTGACCGTTTTTTATTCAAGTTGAGCTAACCAAGCCGATATCAAGCTGCCTATAAAGAGTGTTGCTATATTTCCTGATTTAAAATGGAACATACTTATGACCACTACTATATAGTAATTCTCAAAAATATGTTCCGTTTTAAATGAGGAAACTGTTTGAGTGAATTAGAAATTGTTAAGAAAGAACTTAAGTACAATATTGTTTATTTATTGAAGTAGTTGTCATACCGAAACTAATTATTATAAAGACAGTGAGTTCTTTCTTTACAATTTCTTATAAACGAGTTTTTCATCGTTTAAAACGGAATATATTTTTGAGAAACAGTGTAAACAGATTCTATTTTTCCTGATACATTTACTCTGACCATTTTTGAACAAAGCTGGGAAAAGAGTCCACGGTTTTCACCTGCCTTTGAGTGAAAGCAGTATATACAAAAGATGCTTGACTGTTAGGGGCAACTGACCTAATTTATGCATGCGTAAAAATATAGATATTCAAACATTGAACTTAAAATAGCTTAACCCATAAAACGTATTGCCAATGGATAAATAGAAGGTTCCATGAACAAGATGCAGCGATTTTTCAAGGACAGGCCAATACATGTCGTATGCCGAGTGTTTGAGAAACCGATGCCATGCAGCAGATGGAACTTTCTACGATGCCAGCAAACTTGACGGGAGGGAATTTTTTAAAATGCCATTTTCAATTGCACTGGCCGGAAAGGGAGGTACCGGTAAAACCACCCTTGCAGGCCTTCTGATAAAATACCTGGTAAAAAATGGGAAAACACCCATTTTGGCCGTAGATGCCGATTCCAATGCAAATTTTAACGAAGTGCTCGGACTTAAATATGAGCAAACCCTGGGAAATGCCAGGGAAGAAATGAAAAAGGGAATCGTTCCGGGTGGTATGACCAAAGATGTTTTTATGTCCATGAAACTGGAGCAGGCCATTGTCGAAACAGATGGGTATGATCTCATTGTCATGGGGCAACCCGAAGGGCAGGGATGTTATTGTGCTGCCAATACTCTGTTGACAGGATTTCTTGACAGATTAACGGGCAACTACCCATATATTGTAATGGATAACGAAGCCGGCATGGAACATATAAGCCGACTGACCACCAGCAATGTTGATATTCTTCTCGTTATTTCAGATACATCCAGGCGAGGGATTCAGGCAGCGGTAAGAATCAACCAGCTTGCAAAAGACCTCAATATCGGTGTAGGGAAAAGCTATCTTATCATCAACCAGACCAAAAACGGTATTCCCGAGGCTGTTTCAAGCATTCTCAATGCAGAGGATCTTGAACTGGCAGGGATGATCCCAATGGATAACACCATATATGATTATGATTTAAACGGACAACCCACCATAGAAATGCCGGAAGATAATCAATCGGTAAAAGCGGCATTTGAAATATTTGAAAAAATTATCAAATAGTTTTATAATAATGATGGTTCCAACAATTAGTGATTTTTGGGTGCGCCTTGTTTTTAGGTTGGGATATGATCCAAGTTTTTTAATTACTCCGGGACAGGAATAGATATGAAAAAAACAGGCTTCTTATTTGATCGAAGATATATGCTTCATGAAACGAGTGATTATCATCCCGAAATACACCAAAGACTTGATGCGATTTATAAAGGGATAAATGATGCCGATCTTCTCCCCAAGCTTACCTTAATAAATGGAAGCCGGGCAGACTTAAAATGGGTGGAAGCTGTTCACGATAAAGATTATATTAACAGTTTCCAGGATGCCTGTATGTCCGGGAAAAAAATATTCCGCCATCCGGATAACCAGATGTGCTGCGAGACATTTGAGATAGCGCTGCTGGCTGTCGGTGGCATACTTGATGCTGTAGATCTGGTTATGAAAGACGAATTAGACAATGCTTTCTGTGCCGTCCGTCCTCCGGGGCACCATGCAGAGAGATCTGAGGCCATGGGGTTTTGCTATTTCAACAACGTGGCGATTGCAGCAAGATACCTTCAGTTACAATGGAAAATAACCAATGTGGGAATCGTTGATTTCGATGTTCATCATGGAAACGGCACACAACACATTTTCGAACAGGATCCCAGTGTATTTTATTACTCTATCCATGAACATCCGTCATTCGCCTATCCCGGTACAGGCAGGGAATTTGAATACGGCTCAGGCCTGGGGTATGGCTTTACTAAAAATTCTCCGGTTCTTCCGGGCCAAGGGGATTCGGAATACAAAAAACTGATTAAAAAAGACCTGCTGGCTGATTTTGAAAAATTCAGACCGGAAATCATTCTTGTTTCGGTGGGCTTTGATGGCCATGTGGACGATGACATGTCCGGCATTAAGCTTTCAACCGAATGGTATTCGTGGGTCATGCAAAAAATTCTGGAAATGTCTGACAAATACTCAAACGGAAGGCTTATTACCATACTTGAAGGAGGATATTCGCTCAAACGCCTTCCTGAGCTTGCCAAGAATCATGTTAGTATTTTGTTGGATGGCTGATTTGACCAACCTTATAAGAATTGATGAATTGGTAGAAGTACAGAATCACACTAAAACCGTCAACTAAAACACCCGCCATCATTACGAATGGGGTTTGGAGGATAAAATGTTTGTCGGAAAATCAATGACAAAAAAAGTCATTTCAATCGGCAAAGAGGTTGGCATTTTTGAGGCATATGAAAAAATGTTGCAGCATAACATCCGGCACCTTCCCGTTGTTGAAGAAAATAATGCTTTAATCGGCATAATAACGGATCGCGATATCCGAAGTGCTCTGCCATATAAGCTTTTTAAAAAGGATAATTTTGCCAAAGAAAAGGAAAAATTTTCCGATCTTAAAGTAAAAGACGTTATGACAAAAGATCCATTTACAATTTCTCCGTTACATACCATTCAAGATGCCCTCTTGCTTATTCAGGAAAAACGGGTGGGCGCTTTTCCTGTTGTTGATGAACAGGGCAAACTGAAAGGTATTCTTTCGGTCCGGGATCTTCTTCGCACATTCACCAACGTACTGGGAATCGGTCAACCCGGCACCCTGCTGTGTCTTCTGGTGGAAGAAAAGATTGGCCAGCTTAAAAAAATTGTTGGTGCCATTACCGAAGAGAAGATTTCCATTGGGAGTATCCTGGTAGCCAAATACTGGGAAGAAGGAAAGCGAGCTGTTTTCCCTTATCTTTTGACTCAAAATGTTGCCCCGGTAAAAAGAAAATTGGAAAAAATGGGCTATCAATTACTTGATCCAATGGAATGGTATATGGATCAGTTGCCAAAAAATGACTGAAACACGATACAGATTGAGCCGCGCCGATAACTATCTGAATATACCATATAAAGATCTGTATATATACTATCTTAAAGGACATTTAACCTCTGATAGCAAATTTTTTTATAAAGACTTTATTGGCAACTGGGAAGAGGATGAATTTTCCTTTCTTTTTTTTTCCCGGCCGTCAAAAAAGAAGGTGGAAGATCTTTTACATGCTCAGCCGCAATTAACCCTGCTTGATCATTATCATATGACCTATGATGATTGGCATGGTGAAAAACTTGCTCCTTTCAGAGCAGGGAGGTTCTTCATCACGCATCCATGGGATAAAATAGGGGACAACTTAGATGCGGGAATGAATGGACTTCACATCACACTAGATCCTGGTGTGGTGTTCGGCACAGGAGCACACGCCAC
Encoded here:
- a CDS encoding sigma 54-interacting transcriptional regulator; its protein translation is MKKAPTCKELEIRVRELERETALRRQAEAALKENEKHYRALLGAIPDPVVVYDSAGNATYVNDAFVRVFGWERDELLGHRIDFVPPEEMEATLEAWKRTLEGKKVLFETRRLTKEGKTLEIQLRTAILQNRKGKHTTSIVIHRDVTQARQAKKDLEKAHQELEQRVKQRTSELSEVNQRLRKEIDERKRIEESLRQSKKRLDLAMEATSDALWDWDLITNKAYFNRCFYTMLGYQPNELPQSFDTWKNLIHPEDVNHTDSTLNRYVEKKIDAFEVEYRLKTKQDTWRWILARGKVVERDEKNIPVRMVGTHVDITERKLNEEALRISEAHLREENIRLRSTFKGSNHFCNIIGKSKAMQNIYETILKAASSSANVIIYGESGTGKELVAQTIHDLSGRGGKNFVTVNCGAIPDNLIESEFFGYRKGAFTGANTDKPGYLDSANGGTLFMDEVGELNLNMQVKLLRAIDGGGYMPIGSQEIKKPDFRIIAATNSDLKEGVRKGDFRDDFYYRIHIIPIYLPQLRERKKDIPLLIHHFLQTYAENKNIPPIPERIMTAMQKYDWPGNVRELQNKIHRYVTLKKVDFLDINQEGIEDPAAEAEATVFKDSRNLELRSVAKNFEKIYIERLLREHQWRRAKVASILGVNRRTLFRKIKQYGIN
- the queA gene encoding tRNA preQ1(34) S-adenosylmethionine ribosyltransferase-isomerase QueA gives rise to the protein MFSLSDYNYDLPEEFIAQQPVKQRDRSKLLFLKRNTGDLSHHQFSEIYKFLLPGDVLILNNTEVIPGRLLGQKETGGKAEVLILDYAGGKEGSGKFTSECLINASKPTKTGAFIFFGHDLKAEVTGFFNGVHSLKFYYRGNFESLLYKMGKIPLPPYIKRKEKVSPCNDKTAYQTVYACEKGAIAAPTAGFHFTKALFEKLKSRGVEIAAITLHVGYGTFLPVRSSDIRNHRMHSERFFIPEPTAALINHAKKEGRRIIAVGTTCVRTLEFAAGKKGTVQSGNGTCNLFIYPGYTFKAVDAMITNFHLPKSTLLMLVSAFAGKENVLCAYKDAIKNKYRFYSYGDAMYLG
- a CDS encoding DUF2065 domain-containing protein, which translates into the protein MEFFLCVVGMVMIVEGLPYFAFPEKMKLVVKKFLDMPAGSMRKFGFVLMIAGLFLVYMGKR
- the gatB gene encoding Asp-tRNA(Asn)/Glu-tRNA(Gln) amidotransferase subunit GatB, producing the protein MEFVPVIGLEVHAQLKTKTKIFCGCSTSFGAPPNTHTCPVCLGLPGVLPVLNKKVVEYALRMAIATDCKIAGKSRFARKNYFYPDLPKGYQISQYELPIAEFGHVEVEINGEKKRIGITRIHMEEDAGKLNHDPDRPVSMVDFNRTGVPLIEIVSEPDIRSSQEAGAYLRQLRSIVRYLDICDGNLEEGSFRCDANVSVMPAGSKIFGTRTELKNLNSFKNVEKAILYEIDRQKEILMEDGEVVQETRLWDAVKNRTTSMRSKEEAHDYRYFPDPDLLPLMIDAGWVDSIKKSLPELPDKKKKRFIKQYDLPSYDAGFLTSGRDLAEFFEKCVKIFPDSKQVSNWVMGALSALLNVQGKTVSQSPISPENLAGLLRLIDRGVISGKIAKTVFEEMAQSGKTPEEIVEKKGLVQVTDVSAIEKVVSDVLGRSPAEVKAYKGGKTKLLGYFVGQVMKETRGKANPKIVNDLLRKLLEAG
- a CDS encoding AAA family ATPase; this translates as MPFSIALAGKGGTGKTTLAGLLIKYLVKNGKTPILAVDADSNANFNEVLGLKYEQTLGNAREEMKKGIVPGGMTKDVFMSMKLEQAIVETDGYDLIVMGQPEGQGCYCAANTLLTGFLDRLTGNYPYIVMDNEAGMEHISRLTTSNVDILLVISDTSRRGIQAAVRINQLAKDLNIGVGKSYLIINQTKNGIPEAVSSILNAEDLELAGMIPMDNTIYDYDLNGQPTIEMPEDNQSVKAAFEIFEKIIK
- a CDS encoding histone deacetylase, with product MKKTGFLFDRRYMLHETSDYHPEIHQRLDAIYKGINDADLLPKLTLINGSRADLKWVEAVHDKDYINSFQDACMSGKKIFRHPDNQMCCETFEIALLAVGGILDAVDLVMKDELDNAFCAVRPPGHHAERSEAMGFCYFNNVAIAARYLQLQWKITNVGIVDFDVHHGNGTQHIFEQDPSVFYYSIHEHPSFAYPGTGREFEYGSGLGYGFTKNSPVLPGQGDSEYKKLIKKDLLADFEKFRPEIILVSVGFDGHVDDDMSGIKLSTEWYSWVMQKILEMSDKYSNGRLITILEGGYSLKRLPELAKNHVSILLDG
- a CDS encoding CBS and ACT domain-containing protein: MFVGKSMTKKVISIGKEVGIFEAYEKMLQHNIRHLPVVEENNALIGIITDRDIRSALPYKLFKKDNFAKEKEKFSDLKVKDVMTKDPFTISPLHTIQDALLLIQEKRVGAFPVVDEQGKLKGILSVRDLLRTFTNVLGIGQPGTLLCLLVEEKIGQLKKIVGAITEEKISIGSILVAKYWEEGKRAVFPYLLTQNVAPVKRKLEKMGYQLLDPMEWYMDQLPKND